The DNA window aattagcaattatacctccccctcctctgagaggttttttatggaggaaatacagaatggctccttagctaccatcttatataatgtctcctccttcattacaacaacttttcagtattttgaacatccttgggtagttaagatacatctgttggtattgctttggcagatggtttcagttctgtctaaggttaataagcaatttaagaatatcacccagagatctgccccaaggctcgatagctatgtgTGGCAGGGTATGggggatagcatgggcaaacGCCTAAGATGGTGagcacccccagtgttgtgggacttcacccctgaacatGTTTAAACTAGACCAGAAGCAGGATAAAGAGAGAGTGGTGGGAGTAATGCAGTTTTTCAACAAATACACTGAGGAAGGGTGTTGAGAACTAGAAGGGTAGCCTTAGTTGTGCTAGCGGTACGTTTTTTTAGATACCACATTTACCAGGTTAGCAGATTGCAataatttaattgaaaaagaacaagaaaaattgtGGCTTACTTTTCATTGATGTGGCTCTGTTGTTTAATTGCAGAATATAACCTGTTGGAGGAAGAAGTTCCTTGAAACGTTCTTCTCAAACGTCCTTCACGGTGTCTTGGATGTTTCCTCTGACTGGCGTCTCAATGACCATCACTTTTCACCGCTGCTCCACAGCGCCCCACATGTTTCCCAGCTTACCCTCTGCAACATGCTGCAGGGCGCAGTGGAGCTTGCTGCTGAGCACAACCAGAAAGTGCTTGAAAACCTGGCTGGTTCCCTGCGGATCCTGAAGTTTCAGCACCTCCTCTCCTCCGACCAGTCCATCAGGCATCCGCTGGTTTTACTTCTTCACCGGCTGATTCACCATGGCTCTGTCAGCCACGTGTCCGTGTATTCCTGGCCTGTTCCCGACACGGTTCTTCTCGTTCTCATTTTGAGCATGAGCGCTGGGTTTTGGCGCTCAGGAAGTGCCCTCGCATATCAGAGCAGCCCGTGTGGCCTTTGTAGAGAGGACATAGCCCAAAGCCAGGAGTTGGCACAAGAGCGAGCAGAGAGGGGCCGTAGTGATGAGAGGGAGTGGAGCGATTGGGAGAACCAGAAGAGATGCCTCAGGGCCACGGAGGAGGCTAACGCAGAGGTGAACGGATGCGGGGCTGACAATCACCTGAACTCCATCCCCTCAGGACTGAGAAGTCCTCCTCTGCGAAACGAAGCAAGCAGTGAGGCAAGCAGCAAGGTGCCCTGTGACCACACCAGCATTCAGGGAGGTTTTTCACCTCATTGCATCTCGGACCAGCTGTCCTGCCGTGCTGTTCTTCGAAAGACACGCAGGCGGCTGAGATCTGCAGTGGGGAAGAAACGTCGCTGCCTCAGACGAAGCAGGGGACCATATGCTGACCCAGAAGACCTGTATGATTTCGTTTTTACTGTTGCTAGAGAGGATAATTCAGTGTTGCTCAACAAAAGCAGCACCACGGAGGGAGAAAACGGTGAGAACTGGACTAGTTCCTCCCCAGGATCTCCGTGCACTGGCCATGCTGGCTGTAAGAAAAGAGGAGGATCTGCTGGGATCTTTCCTCTGAAAGCTGCTCGCCGCTTCCGAAGTGTGTCTACGCTGGAATTGTTCTCCATTCCTTTGACTGGGGAGACGTGTCAGACTCTGAGTAACCTGCTGAGCTCCTGGGTGTCTTTAGAAAACCTGGTTCTGTCTTACAACGGTTAGTGATGTCAACAGGTTGCTTCCTTCCAGCCTTGGTCTAATGGTCTGAGTTAAGGCTTAGGTTTaccctgattttatttttactggaatGGGCATTGTGTGTGTATTGGTACCCGATCTTGAGAATGGCATCGGTAGAGATGTTTAATGAGTGTGAGGTCTTGTTTGAGGGTGAGAATGGGGCCCTTCTGCCCCAGAACAGCCCCCAGCCTTGTGCTTAAACACCATCCAGAGAGGGCGAAGGGAAGAGCCAGATCTCCATCTCCCATATACACAGTCTAACTTAAGAATGTGTGGATAAAGCAGGTTGTGAGTTTAGTCTTTGACCTAAGTTGCCTGGCCATTAGCTCAGCTCCAGCTGCGTGTATGTTGATGTCTGTACAGGCACAGCTAATGTCTTTCTGTACAAATGCTGTTCCAGGCCTGGGTGCGAACATCTTCTGCATTCTCTCTGGGCTCCGGGCCCTCTCCTGCCACTCGGACTGCCGCCTCCGCGTGGTGCGCGTGAGCGACGTCTTCTCCCACATGCCTTGCATGGATCTTGTTCGCTGCATCCTGAGCACCTTTCCCCAGCTCCACGCACTCTCAGTCGGCTTTGACCTCAAAAACCAGCTGGAAGAGGACATGCCAGAGGGGAATCCAAGCTGCAGCGAGGCAGAAATCTTAGGTAGGAATCGTCACTCTGAGTGATGACCAGGATGTGGCAGACAGAGCTGCAAAAGCTTGGCATGCAGATTTGAACTCCATGCTGTCAGTGTGATGTGTAATTAACCAATTACAACCTTACTTTCCTGATTTAGATGGTGTTGCAGTTTGTCATTTCCAGTCTGTGATGTGCTTTGTGGAGCCTGAGTCTTGGACAAAGCGTTCTATTGCTGCATGCCAACCTGCTGCAACATCATCTTTGGACAGGGCCAGTCATAAACCTGCTGGCAGTGACTGTCCACGCAGCCCATGGGGAGCATATCCCACCAGATCTGTAAACTGGTTAGGAGCTTCTGCTTTGTCCATCCTTTTGACTGTGAGGCTCTAAACCTTAGATGGACCCTTAAGCAGAGGGAAAGCATT is part of the Phalacrocorax aristotelis chromosome 6, bGulAri2.1, whole genome shotgun sequence genome and encodes:
- the LRRC41 gene encoding leucine-rich repeat-containing protein 41 isoform X3 produces the protein MKTRPPNSENITCWRKKFLETFFSNVLHGVLDVSSDWRLNDHHFSPLLHSAPHVSQLTLCNMLQGAVELAAEHNQKVLENLAGSLRILKFQHLLSSDQSIRHPLVLLLHRLIHHGSVSHVSVYSWPVPDTVLLVLILSMSAGFWRSGSALAYQSSPCGLCREDIAQSQELAQERAERGRSDEREWSDWENQKRCLRATEEANAEVNGCGADNHLNSIPSGLRSPPLRNEASSEASSKVPCDHTSIQGGFSPHCISDQLSCRAVLRKTRRRLRSAVGKKRRCLRRSRGPYADPEDLYDFVFTVAREDNSVLLNKSSTTEGENGENWTSSSPGSPCTGHAGCKKRGGSAGIFPLKAARRFRSVSTLELFSIPLTGETCQTLSNLLSSWVSLENLVLSYNGLGANIFCILSGLRALSCHSDCRLRVVRVSDVFSHMPCMDLVRCILSTFPQLHALSVGFDLKNQLEEDMPEGNPSCSEAEILESCLQQLEIRFPREPLHTAFLLPVLKASKSLQQLSLDSATLPSSQELGLLLEALKECNPNLRKLSFHDVNLAEHQKEVLLLLQDPVLQEITLSFCRLFESSTTEFLSEIINTVKRNSSLKSLRLPGNRLGNHRLVALADIFSEDSSSSLCQLDVSSNCIKPDGLLAFTKKLEGHIQQRRGQIQFTHLRLFQNWLDQDAETAQEALRRLRAVCSVVSDSWDSSQAFADYISVM
- the LRRC41 gene encoding leucine-rich repeat-containing protein 41 isoform X1, encoding MAAAAAFEEAEEGGPRSLFALSAVAVSRSMGALERDVWALPRHLLRGLLPLLTIFRLERAEGAARRAGLSTQPIWRKLWDDVMKTRPPNSENITCWRKKFLETFFSNVLHGVLDVSSDWRLNDHHFSPLLHSAPHVSQLTLCNMLQGAVELAAEHNQKVLENLAGSLRILKFQHLLSSDQSIRHPLVLLLHRLIHHGSVSHVSVYSWPVPDTVLLVLILSMSAGFWRSGSALAYQSSPCGLCREDIAQSQELAQERAERGRSDEREWSDWENQKRCLRATEEANAEVNGCGADNHLNSIPSGLRSPPLRNEASSEASSKVPCDHTSIQGGFSPHCISDQLSCRAVLRKTRRRLRSAVGKKRRCLRRSRGPYADPEDLYDFVFTVAREDNSVLLNKSSTTEGENGENWTSSSPGSPCTGHAGCKKRGGSAGIFPLKAARRFRSVSTLELFSIPLTGETCQTLSNLLSSWVSLENLVLSYNGLGANIFCILSGLRALSCHSDCRLRVVRVSDVFSHMPCMDLVRCILSTFPQLHALSVGFDLKNQLEEDMPEGNPSCSEAEILESCLQQLEIRFPREPLHTAFLLPVLKASKSLQQLSLDSATLPSSQELGLLLEALKECNPNLRKLSFHDVNLAEHQKEVLLLLQDPVLQEITLSFCRLFESSTTEFLSEIINTVKRNSSLKSLRLPGNRLGNHRLVALADIFSEDSSSSLCQLDVSSNCIKPDGLLAFTKKLEGHIQQRRGQIQFTHLRLFQNWLDQDAETAQEALRRLRAVCSVVSDSWDSSQAFADYISVM
- the LRRC41 gene encoding leucine-rich repeat-containing protein 41 isoform X2: MAAAAAFEEAEEGGPRSLFALSAVANITCWRKKFLETFFSNVLHGVLDVSSDWRLNDHHFSPLLHSAPHVSQLTLCNMLQGAVELAAEHNQKVLENLAGSLRILKFQHLLSSDQSIRHPLVLLLHRLIHHGSVSHVSVYSWPVPDTVLLVLILSMSAGFWRSGSALAYQSSPCGLCREDIAQSQELAQERAERGRSDEREWSDWENQKRCLRATEEANAEVNGCGADNHLNSIPSGLRSPPLRNEASSEASSKVPCDHTSIQGGFSPHCISDQLSCRAVLRKTRRRLRSAVGKKRRCLRRSRGPYADPEDLYDFVFTVAREDNSVLLNKSSTTEGENGENWTSSSPGSPCTGHAGCKKRGGSAGIFPLKAARRFRSVSTLELFSIPLTGETCQTLSNLLSSWVSLENLVLSYNGLGANIFCILSGLRALSCHSDCRLRVVRVSDVFSHMPCMDLVRCILSTFPQLHALSVGFDLKNQLEEDMPEGNPSCSEAEILESCLQQLEIRFPREPLHTAFLLPVLKASKSLQQLSLDSATLPSSQELGLLLEALKECNPNLRKLSFHDVNLAEHQKEVLLLLQDPVLQEITLSFCRLFESSTTEFLSEIINTVKRNSSLKSLRLPGNRLGNHRLVALADIFSEDSSSSLCQLDVSSNCIKPDGLLAFTKKLEGHIQQRRGQIQFTHLRLFQNWLDQDAETAQEALRRLRAVCSVVSDSWDSSQAFADYISVM